The proteins below are encoded in one region of Sphingobium yanoikuyae:
- a CDS encoding CocE/NonD family hydrolase, with product MLRAAQISAAALMIAALAAPIAAQTDPMTPDKVDVYDPARPQADYVRKEVMIPMRDGVKLFTVIVMRKGTRHGPILLTRTPYDAGKATSRNRSQKIEEILPVMDADFVNDGYIRVYQDVRGLHGSEGDYVMTRPLRGPLNKTDVDNSTDAYDTIDWLVKNVPETNGKVAITGSSYPGFTSLTALIDPHPALKAAVPQSPMVDGWMGDDWFHNGAFRNFGFGYSLSQTAKKGGGAIPMGNGDEYTTMLNAGSAGDFARAYGLDAFPSVRKLLEHPAYDAYWQEQAVDKLLAKRTLTVPTMLVVGQWDQEDSYGAPAVYKALEPQDKKNDMVSLVIGPWRHSGVNYEGRSLDDLQFEGDTGRQFRVGTMKPFLDHYLKDNPPAGYTMPGSLSYATGIDKWETRAKWPGGTPTPLYLGASYSLSWAKPAAAGSDSYVSDPAKPVPYLPRPIHQDQNEAWRTWLVKDQRFVDGRPDVLTYVTPVLDKEVHIAGQPMVDLFAATSGTDSDWVVKLIDVYPEENTANPVMAGYELPIGIDIFRGRYAHGFDKPQALTPGKAENYKFGLPNVNHVFKPGHRIMVQIQSSLFPVYDRNPQTYVPSIFDAKPGDYKPATQSVQYGAAGASAIWLPIVK from the coding sequence ATGCTTCGTGCCGCACAGATTTCCGCTGCCGCCCTGATGATCGCTGCGCTTGCCGCGCCGATCGCCGCCCAGACCGATCCGATGACCCCGGACAAGGTCGATGTCTATGATCCGGCCCGGCCGCAGGCGGACTATGTGCGCAAGGAAGTGATGATCCCGATGCGCGACGGGGTGAAGCTGTTCACCGTCATCGTCATGCGCAAGGGCACGAGACATGGCCCGATCCTGCTGACCCGCACCCCCTATGATGCGGGCAAGGCGACCAGCCGCAACCGCAGCCAGAAGATCGAGGAGATCCTGCCGGTCATGGATGCCGATTTCGTCAATGACGGCTATATCCGCGTCTATCAGGACGTGCGCGGCCTGCACGGGTCGGAGGGCGACTATGTCATGACCCGCCCGCTGCGTGGCCCGCTCAACAAGACCGACGTCGACAATAGCACCGACGCCTATGACACGATCGACTGGCTGGTGAAGAATGTGCCGGAAACCAACGGCAAGGTCGCGATCACCGGCTCCTCCTATCCCGGCTTCACCTCGCTGACGGCGCTGATCGATCCGCACCCGGCCCTGAAGGCCGCCGTGCCGCAGAGCCCGATGGTCGATGGCTGGATGGGCGACGACTGGTTCCACAATGGCGCGTTCCGCAATTTCGGCTTCGGCTACAGCCTGTCGCAGACCGCCAAGAAGGGCGGCGGCGCCATCCCGATGGGCAATGGCGACGAATATACGACGATGCTGAACGCCGGATCGGCCGGCGACTTCGCCCGCGCCTATGGCCTCGATGCCTTCCCCTCGGTCCGCAAGCTGCTCGAACATCCGGCCTATGACGCCTATTGGCAGGAACAGGCGGTCGACAAGCTGCTGGCCAAGCGCACCCTGACCGTGCCGACCATGCTGGTCGTGGGCCAGTGGGACCAGGAGGACAGCTATGGCGCCCCGGCGGTCTACAAGGCGCTGGAACCGCAGGACAAGAAGAATGACATGGTCAGCCTAGTGATCGGTCCCTGGCGCCATAGCGGCGTCAATTATGAGGGCCGCAGCCTGGACGATCTGCAGTTCGAGGGCGATACCGGCCGCCAGTTCCGCGTCGGCACGATGAAGCCCTTCCTCGACCATTATCTCAAGGACAATCCGCCCGCCGGCTACACCATGCCCGGTTCGCTCAGCTACGCGACCGGCATCGACAAATGGGAAACCCGCGCCAAATGGCCGGGCGGCACGCCAACCCCGCTCTATCTGGGCGCCAGCTACAGCCTGTCCTGGGCCAAGCCGGCAGCAGCGGGCAGCGACTCCTATGTCTCCGATCCGGCCAAGCCGGTCCCCTATCTGCCCCGCCCGATCCATCAGGACCAGAATGAGGCCTGGCGCACCTGGCTGGTGAAGGACCAGCGTTTCGTCGATGGCCGCCCCGACGTGCTGACCTATGTGACGCCGGTGCTGGACAAGGAGGTGCATATCGCCGGCCAGCCGATGGTCGACCTGTTCGCCGCCACCAGTGGCACTGACAGCGATTGGGTGGTGAAGCTGATCGACGTCTATCCGGAAGAGAACACCGCCAATCCGGTGATGGCCGGCTATGAACTGCCGATCGGCATCGACATTTTCCGGGGCCGCTACGCCCATGGCTTCGACAAGCCGCAGGCGCTGACTCCGGGCAAGGCGGAAAATTACAAGTTCGGCCTGCCCAATGTGAACCATGTGTTCAAGCCGGGCCACCGCATCATGGTGCAGATCCAGTCCAGCCTGTTCCCGGTCTATGACCGCAATCCGCAGACCTATGTGCCGTCGATCTTCGACGCGAAGCCGGGCGACTACAAGCCAGCGACCCAGAGCGTGCAATATGGCGCGGCGGGCGCCAGCGCGATATGGTTGCCAATCGTCAAATAA
- a CDS encoding DUF885 domain-containing protein yields the protein MDRRQFLLSSGAVALATAAPRALAQAAGADDARLSAAFATAFERQLDLSPAMVTSLGLDKGARSAAKSQLDDNSKSGTMKKLAATQAAIKEFKGYEGAALSDAQRLNLEVILYSLDQQTVAPAKFGLNSVQRPYRIFQQGGSYFQTPDFLNTAHTINTAGDCEAYVARLDAFARNLRTDTALQRDEAARGYLAPGWSLDLTLGQMKKLRGQPAATSSLVQSLVKRAAAKGVTGDWQAQATAIVEKSIYPALDEQIAAIEALKPKTAAGDGVWRTPRGDEIYAAALKQATTTDLSADQIHAMGLEQVADISAKLDVILNGAGFTNGSVGEKLAALNVDPAQLYADSPDGRAALLAQLNRDLDAMKAKLPQAFTTIPNTPLEIRAVPVEIQDGASNGYYNRAALDGSRPAIYFINLKDVGDWPKYGLPALTYHEGVPGHHLQISTAQTAGDVPMLRKVAFMSAYSEGWALYAEQLADELGGYATPIDRAGYLQSFLFRAARLVVDTGIHSKQWSVKQATDYMVEKTGFARPRCQREVERYCTQPGQATSYKVGHGSWTKAREKAQALLGDKFDIKQFHAVLEEGAMPLSILEKRIEDRARALAQA from the coding sequence ATGGATCGTCGTCAATTCCTGCTTTCCTCGGGCGCGGTCGCGCTCGCCACCGCCGCGCCACGCGCCCTGGCCCAGGCGGCCGGCGCCGATGATGCCCGCCTGTCGGCCGCCTTCGCCACCGCCTTCGAGCGCCAGCTCGACCTGTCGCCCGCCATGGTCACCAGCCTCGGCCTCGACAAGGGCGCCCGTTCCGCCGCCAAGAGCCAGCTCGACGACAACAGCAAGTCCGGCACCATGAAGAAGCTGGCCGCCACCCAGGCCGCGATCAAGGAGTTCAAGGGCTATGAGGGCGCCGCCCTGTCGGATGCGCAGCGCCTGAACCTGGAGGTCATCCTCTATTCGCTCGACCAGCAGACGGTCGCGCCGGCCAAGTTCGGCCTCAACAGCGTCCAGCGCCCCTATCGCATCTTCCAGCAAGGCGGCAGCTATTTCCAGACGCCCGATTTCCTGAACACCGCGCACACCATCAACACGGCCGGCGATTGCGAGGCCTATGTCGCCCGGCTCGACGCCTTCGCCCGCAACCTGCGGACCGATACCGCGCTGCAGCGGGACGAGGCCGCGCGCGGCTATCTCGCCCCCGGCTGGTCGCTCGACCTGACGCTTGGCCAGATGAAGAAGCTACGCGGCCAGCCTGCCGCAACCAGCAGCCTGGTCCAGTCGCTGGTGAAGCGCGCCGCCGCCAAGGGCGTGACCGGCGACTGGCAGGCGCAGGCCACCGCGATCGTCGAAAAGTCGATCTATCCCGCGCTCGACGAACAGATCGCCGCGATCGAGGCGTTGAAGCCCAAGACCGCCGCCGGCGACGGCGTATGGCGCACCCCGCGCGGCGACGAAATCTACGCTGCCGCCCTCAAGCAGGCGACCACCACCGACCTTAGCGCCGATCAGATCCACGCCATGGGGCTGGAGCAGGTCGCCGACATCAGCGCCAAGCTGGACGTGATCCTGAACGGCGCCGGCTTCACCAATGGCAGCGTCGGCGAAAAGCTCGCCGCGCTCAATGTCGACCCGGCCCAGCTCTATGCCGACAGCCCGGACGGCCGGGCTGCCCTGCTCGCCCAGCTCAACCGCGACCTCGACGCCATGAAGGCGAAGCTGCCCCAGGCGTTCACGACCATACCCAACACCCCGCTCGAAATCCGCGCGGTGCCGGTCGAGATCCAGGATGGCGCCTCCAACGGCTATTATAACCGCGCCGCGCTCGACGGCTCGCGCCCGGCCATCTATTTCATCAACCTGAAGGACGTCGGCGACTGGCCGAAATATGGCCTGCCTGCCCTGACCTATCATGAAGGCGTGCCCGGCCATCACCTCCAGATCTCGACCGCGCAGACCGCCGGTGACGTGCCGATGCTGCGCAAGGTCGCCTTCATGAGCGCCTATAGCGAAGGCTGGGCGCTCTATGCCGAGCAGCTGGCCGACGAACTGGGCGGCTATGCGACGCCGATCGACCGTGCCGGCTATCTCCAGTCCTTCCTGTTCCGCGCCGCCCGCCTGGTGGTCGACACCGGCATCCATTCCAAGCAGTGGAGCGTCAAGCAGGCGACCGATTACATGGTCGAGAAGACCGGCTTTGCCCGCCCCCGCTGCCAGCGCGAGGTCGAACGCTACTGCACCCAGCCGGGCCAGGCGACCAGCTACAAGGTCGGCCATGGCAGCTGGACCAAGGCCCGCGAAAAGGCGCAGGCGCTGCTGGGCGACAAGTTCGATATCAAGCAGTTCCACGCCGTTCTTGAGGAAGGCGCGATGCCGCTGTCGATCCTGGAAAAGCGGATCGAGGATCGCGCCCGCGCCCTCGCGCAGGCCTGA
- a CDS encoding phosphoadenylyl-sulfate reductase: MAEPARQIDVIDARPVFTQGDADALNARFEGVDTLTMLKTVFAEGLAGNVGVVSSFGTESAVLLDLVAKADKAIPVIFVDTQKMFAETLNYRDTLIARLGFTNSSVVAPDAAVLAKKDETGLRWSYDPDGCCEIRKVEPMKRAKASLDAWISGRKAFQSVTRQNLPRFEVEDGRLKINPLGDWTKTDLEAYFEAEQLPRHPLEAQGYLSIGCEPCTSKVLPGEDPRAGRWRGWDKVECGIHSPVTPIPVIDPEDPANLPAF; encoded by the coding sequence ATGGCTGAACCTGCCCGCCAGATCGATGTGATCGATGCCCGCCCCGTCTTTACCCAGGGGGATGCCGATGCGCTCAACGCGCGTTTCGAGGGCGTCGATACGCTGACCATGCTCAAGACCGTGTTCGCGGAAGGCCTCGCCGGCAATGTCGGCGTCGTCTCCTCCTTCGGCACGGAAAGCGCGGTGCTGCTCGATCTGGTGGCCAAGGCCGACAAGGCCATCCCGGTGATCTTCGTCGACACGCAGAAGATGTTCGCCGAGACGCTCAACTATCGTGACACACTCATCGCGCGGCTGGGCTTCACCAACAGCAGCGTAGTCGCGCCCGACGCGGCGGTGCTGGCCAAGAAGGACGAGACCGGCCTGCGCTGGTCCTATGATCCCGACGGCTGCTGCGAAATCCGCAAGGTCGAGCCGATGAAGCGTGCCAAGGCGAGCCTGGATGCCTGGATTTCGGGTCGCAAGGCGTTTCAGTCGGTGACGCGCCAGAACCTGCCGCGCTTCGAAGTCGAGGACGGCCGACTGAAGATCAATCCGTTGGGCGACTGGACCAAGACCGATCTGGAAGCCTATTTCGAGGCCGAACAACTGCCGCGTCACCCGCTGGAGGCGCAGGGATATCTGTCGATCGGCTGCGAACCCTGCACGTCCAAGGTGCTGCCGGGCGAAGACCCGCGCGCCGGTCGATGGCGCGGATGGGACAAAGTGGAATGCGGCATCCATTCGCCGGTAACGCCGATCCCCGTCATCGATCCGGAAGACCCGGCAAACCTGCCCGCCTTCTGA
- a CDS encoding DUF934 domain-containing protein gives MVEFLSFRDGEAAQEPAVTVESFTGQSNATAVRIEPGEDARELLPHLDRLSLVEVNFPAYGDGRGYSAARILRESGYQGELRAVGDVLVDQINAMRRCGFDSFHPAKALDDAAVERALTRYADVYQKTIDGRQPVWAKRHPEKIDG, from the coding sequence ATGGTTGAGTTCCTCTCCTTCCGCGACGGTGAAGCCGCGCAGGAGCCGGCCGTCACGGTCGAATCCTTCACCGGCCAGTCCAACGCCACCGCCGTCCGCATCGAGCCGGGCGAGGATGCGCGCGAACTGCTGCCGCATCTCGATCGCCTCTCGCTGGTCGAGGTGAATTTCCCCGCATATGGCGACGGGCGCGGCTATTCGGCCGCGCGCATCCTGCGGGAATCGGGCTATCAGGGCGAATTGCGCGCGGTGGGCGACGTGCTGGTCGACCAGATCAACGCCATGCGCCGCTGCGGCTTCGACAGTTTCCACCCCGCAAAAGCCCTGGATGACGCCGCCGTGGAGCGCGCGCTCACCCGCTATGCCGACGTCTATCAGAAGACGATCGATGGCCGTCAGCCCGTCTGGGCGAAACGGCATCCGGAGAAAATTGATGGCTGA